One genomic window of Ictalurus punctatus breed USDA103 unplaced genomic scaffold, Coco_2.0 Super-Scaffold_100068, whole genome shotgun sequence includes the following:
- the LOC108261748 gene encoding histone H2B, whose amino-acid sequence MPDPAKTAPKKGSKKAVTKTAGKGGKKRRKSRKESYAIYVYKVLKQVHPDTGISSKAMGIMNSFVNDIFERIAGESSRLAHYNKRSTITSREIQTAVRLLLPGELAKHAVSEGTKAVTKYTSSK is encoded by the coding sequence ATGCCCGATCCAGCCAAGACCGCGCCCAAGAAGGGatcaaagaaagccgtgaccaagacggccggcaaaggaggcaagaagcgcagaaagtccCGGAAGGAGAGTTAcgccatctacgtgtacaaggtcTTGAAGCAGGTGCACCCTGACACCGgcatctcatccaaggccatgggcatcatgaactccttcgtgaatgatatttttgagcgcatCGCCGGTGAGTCTTCTCGTCTGGCTCACTACAACAAGCgctccaccatcacctccagagagatccagaccgccgtgcgcctgttgcttcccggcgagctggccaagcacgccgtgtccgagggcacaaaggccgtcaccaagtacaccagctccaagtga